The Microcaecilia unicolor chromosome 13, aMicUni1.1, whole genome shotgun sequence genome has a window encoding:
- the CLCN6 gene encoding chloride transport protein 6 isoform X2, with protein sequence MIHSGAVVGAGLPQFQSLSLQKIQFNFPFFRSDRDKRDFVSAGAAAGVAAAFGAPIGGTLFSLEEGSSFWNQGLTWKVLFCSMSATFTLNFFRSGIQFETWGAFQTPGLLNFGEFRCSDSDKKCHLWTAVDLAFFIIIGVIGGLLGATFNCLNKRLAKYRMRHVHPKPNLARVLESLLVALVTTVVMFTGSMVLGECRKLSLPTPGANDTVVPQVPSSEAVNSSIRTTFCPNETYNDMATLFFNTQESAILQLFHQDGTFSPITLSLFFGLYFLLSCWTYGVSVPSGLFVPSLLCGAAFGRLVANLLKGYIGLDHIYSGTFALIGAAAFLGGVVRMTISLTVILIESTNEITYGLPIMVTLMVAKWTGDFFNKGIYDIHIGLRGVPLLEWETRPEMDKLRASDIMEPNLTYVYPHTRIQSLVSILRTTAHHAFPVVTENRSNEREFMKGNQLISNNIKYKKSNILTRAGEQRKRSQSMKSYPSSELCNMCDENIAAVEPDEKEDLLQQMLERRYTPYPNLYPDQSPSEEWTMEERFRPLTFHGLILRSQLVTLLVREVCYSENQSSASQPRLSHAEMAEDYPRFPDIHELDLTLLNPRMILDVTPYMNPSSFTVSPNSHVSQVFNLFRTMGLRHLPVVNAVGEIVGIITRHNLTNEFLQARLRQHCLTSGL encoded by the exons TTCCAGAGCCTCTCTCTACAGAAGATCCAGTTCAATTTTCCCTTTTTCCGCAGTGACAG GGACAAGAGGGACTTTGTATCGGCTGGAGCTGCTGCTGGAGTTGCTGCTGCCTTTGGAGCTCCTATAGGCGGGACCTTGTTCAGCTTGGAGGAAGGGTCTTCCTTCTGGAATCAGGGGCTCACGTGGAAAGTG ctcttTTGCTCCATGTCTGCCACTTTCACCTTAAATTTTTTCCGGTCTGGAATACAGTTTGAGACTTGGGGAGCCTTTCAGACACCAGGGCTACTTAATTTTGGCGAATTCAGG TGCTCTGATTCTGATAAGAAGTGCCACCTTTGGACTGCTGTGGATTTGGCTTTCTTCATCATTATTGGGGTCATTGGGGGCCTTCTAGGTGCAACGTTCAACTGCTTGAATAAGCGACTTGCAAAATATCGCATGCGACATGTGCACCCAAAAccaaatcttgccag AGTGCTGGAGAGTTTGCTTGTGGCTTTAGTCACCACTGTTGTCATGTTTACTGGCTCGATGGTTTTAGGCGAATGCAGAAAATTATCTTTGCCTACTCCTGGAGCAAATGACACTGTTGTCCCACAG GTACCTTCATCTGAGGCTGTGAATTCCAGCATTAGGACCACTTTCTGTCCAAATGAGACATACAACGACATGGCCACGCTTTTCTTCAACACCCAGGAGTCGGCTATCCTGCAGCTCTTTCATCAGGATG GCACTTTCAGTCCCATTACACTGTCCTTATTTTTTGGACTCTATTTCCTTCTCTCCTGCTGGACGTATGGGGTTTCTGTGCCTAGCGGTCTCTTTGTACCATCTTTGCTCTGTGGTGCAGCTTTTGGACGTCTTGTTGCGAACCTCCTTAAAGG TTACATAGGACTGGATCACATCTACTCTGGTACCTTTGCTCTGATTGGTGCTGCAGCATTCCTGGGGGGTGTGGTTCGCATGACCATTAGCCTGACTGTCATCTTGATAGAATCCACTAATGAAATCACTTATGGGTTGCCCATAATGGTAACGCTGATG GTAGCAAAATGGACAGGCGATTTCTTTAATAAGGGAATTTATGATATCCATATAGGTTTACGTGGTGTGCCTCTGCTAGAATGGGAAACAAGACCAGAAATGGACAA GCTGAGAGCCAGTGATATTATGGAGCCCAATCTGACCTATGTATATCCTCACACCCGGATCCAGTCCCTGGTTAGTATTTTGCGTACCACAGCACATCACGCCTTTCCTGTGGTGACAGAGAACCGTTCTAATGAGAGGGAGTTCATGAAGGGCAATCAGTTAATCAGCAACAACATTAAGTACAAG AAATCCAATATCCTGACCCGAGCTGGAGAGCAACGTAAACGGAGCCAGTCCATGAAGTCCTATCCCTCCAGTGAACTGTGCAACATGTGTGATGAAAATATTGCAGCGGTGGAACCAGATGAGAAGGAGGACTTATTACAACAGATGCTGGAGCGCAG ATATACTCCTTACCCTAATCTCTACCCTGACCAGTCGCCAAGTGAAGAGTGGACTATGGAGGAGCGCTTTCGACCTTTGACTTTTCATGGACTGATCTTGCGGTCTCAGTTGGTTACCTTATTGGTTCGAGAGGTTTGCTACTCTGAGAATCAGTCA AGTGCTAGCCAACCTCGGCTGTCACATGCAGAGATGGCTGAAGATTACCCACGATTCCCTGATATCCATGAACTGGATCTGACACTCTTAAACCCACGCATGATTTTG GATGTCACCCCTTACATGAACCCCTCTTCCTTCACCGTGTCACCCAATAGTCATGTATCCCAAGTCTTCAACCTCTTCAGAACCATGGGTCTACGGCACTTGCCAGTGGTGAATGCAGTGGGGGAG ATTGTTGGAATAATCACGAGGCACAACCTGACTAATGAATTCCTTCAGGCTAGGTTGAGACAGCACTGCTTGACCTCTGGCCTTTGA